Within Chloroflexota bacterium, the genomic segment GATGGGCGGCGGCTACAATCAACCCGTCGCGCCGAATAATCCGCCAGCGGGCAACGCGCCCAGCCCTGCGAATACCCCGAGCGCGCCGAGCAATAACGCGCCGAGTGCGGCGAGCACGCCGGTCGCGCCGAGCAATAGCGCGCCAAGTCGCGGGCGCGGGATGATGGGCAGCGGTGGTCAACCCGCCGGTAGTCTCGTCGCGGTCACGTCGGATGGCAAGACAATTCCGGCGACGACCAAGTTGCCGGAAAACACGGCAGCGCAAACGGTCGGTAAAATGAATGTCGCGATTGCGCTCACGCCGTACCCGCCGGTCTCGTTCCAAACCGGCAATTTTGACCTGACTCTCACCGATGAAAAAGGTCAAGCGATCACGGACGCCAAAATCCGTCTGGATCTGACCATGCCGGGAATGTGGATGCCGCCGAGCAAACCGAACGCGCAAAATCTGGGCGAGGGCAAATACAAAGCATCTGCGACCTGGACGATGCGCGGCTTGTGGCGCATCGAGGTCATTATCGAACGCGGCAGTGAAAAATCCTCGGCGTTCTTCGACGTGTGGCTGTAACGATGTTGACGAGCAATTTGCTACTCGCGTTTGTCACGGGACTGATCAGTAGTTTCGGTCACTGTCTCGGAATGTGCGGCGGCTTGGTCGCGATCTACTCGGCGCGGCAAGCGACCGTCGTAACCGTGAACGGCGAGCGACCCAGCATCGTGAATCGCGCGGGCAATCTCTTGCCCTTGCACCTGGGTCGCATCCTGACCTACACCGTACTCGGCGCGATTGTCGGACTGGCTGGCTCGCTGCTCGATCAAGCAACGGGCGTGGTTGGCTGGCAAGGATTCTTTTCGATCGGCGTCGGTATCGCGATGGTCGTCGTGGCGCTCAGTTTGATGGGCGTGCTGCCGCCGATTGAAGTCGCGCTCGCGTCGCTCTCGGGCGGCGCGTCGCCGATGAAACGAATGCGCGGGCTGTTCGGTCAACGCAACATCTGGGCGACGATGTCCCTGGGAATGTTGTGGGGCATGTTGCCGTGCGGTCTGGTGTTTGCGATGCTCGTGATGGCGGCAGGCGCGCAAAGCGCGGTGGACGGCGCGCTGACAATGTTCGTGTTCGGGCTGGGCACGATCCCGACCTTGCTCGGCTTCGGTCTGGCAACCGATTTGATCAGCCCGAAATTGCGCGGACGTTTGCAGTTCTTTGCCGCGCTGCTCATCCTGCTGTTCGCGCTCCAAACGATCTTGCGCGGACTGGCGGCGGCGAATATCGTGCCGTCGCTGATCCTGGGACCGGTGATGCTATGGTAAACTGTGAACATTGCGGCGCGGAAACGAAACATCCGGTCAGCAAAGTGATGGACGGCAAGATGCTGCATTTTTGTTGCGGCGGTTGTTTGCAGGTGTACGAATTCTTGCGCGAGGAAGGACTGCTCGAACAGGTGAAGGCAGAAGAGGCGAACGATAAAAAGTGATTTGCGTTTCGCGGCGGGAAAGTCTAACCGCGCAGAACACAAAGAGCGCGAAGAAAAAAATAGACGCGGTAGCATCGCGAGGTGCTACCGCGTTTTGATTTTATTTATTAGCAGTCTGTTCCAAAAGTGATTGAATCTCTTTGAGCAGACCCGGCAAATTTGGTCGAGCAAAACTCAAGTCGGGCGCGGGGATGCGATGGTGTTTGATGTCAGGCGGAATGTGTTTATGATGGGGAAACGTCCTTGCCAACGTTTGATCGTTGGGGTGCGGGAAATCATCGTACCAGTACAGCCGTTCATCATGTTGATAGACTTCATAGCCGTACGATGTAATCAATCCTGCATCGAGGTCTAATTCTTCGCGCAGACGCAAACGGATTCCTTGCGCGAAAAAAATCTCGCCTTCGGCAATCGCCGAGTACGGGCTGGACGACCAAACCACAACCGTAGAACGCTCGACCCCAGGGCGATCAATCTGTTCGGCAATCAAATGACTGTACGCGGCAAGTGATTTCAGCGGATTGTCGCTCATGGTCAGTATGCTGGTTGAAAGCGAATGGTCTCAACCAAATCACGTTGGCTGATTTGCGCGTCGTATGCCTGCTTGCGGCGCAACCACGTTTCGTAAATACCTTTCCACCGACTGAAATCCGTACGCGTCTCATCGTGCGCATCGTAATCTGCCAATTTGCCGGCAGAGAGAGCCTGGTAAAAATCTTGACTGAGCACTCCGTACTTTTCCTCATATAACATCAGGCGACGTTCCAGTAGCTTGAGTTCGATCACTAATTCGTGGATATTCATTCGCGCTCCTTCCAATGTCTTTGAATCTTCTCCCTTGACGTTCCCTATTCTACAACCGTTTAGGGCAAAGTGGCAACCCCGTTAGTTCTTGCATCCTCCAATATCTTCAAGCACTTGAAGTACCCCGGCTCTGCTTTGTATCCCAACCTTTGATTGATCGCGAGAATCGGCGCGTTCTGCGAATCGTTGTTCGTGCGAATGTATATCGCGCCCCACTCGCGCGCGCGGCGGATCACCAGCAGTTTCAGCGCGAGTGCAATCTGGCGTCCGCGATACTCGCGCGCGACGCCGGTGTGCATGTTGTATGCCGAGTTTGTTTTTTCAAAATAACCGACCGCGCCCAAGCCGACCCAGGTATCACTTTCCACCGCGAGAATTTGCCCCTCCGCGCGAAACCACGATGCTTGGAACACGTACCGGCTGAAATCTTCAAAACTTGGGAATTCGCCTTCCCAGCCCGGGATATCCACCGCGTTGCACTGGTTCAACTCGTACAGCTTACGCTGATTTGCTTCGGTGTTGCCCGCATCCGCCAGCGTGATGAATCGAACACCTCGCGCTTGCACGGATTCGATCACACCAGCAAAACGCATCTCGTCAAACGTCGCCAGGTCGAGCGTAGATTCGAAAATGTGCCGATTAATTTGGAAGCCGCGCGTCTGCGCGAACCGCAACCAATCTGGACAATGCTCGCGCACCTCGCAGATGAAGCGCGTCGCGCCGTGTGCGCGCGCAAATGCGATAGCATCGTCGTACAGTTGCGCGCCAATCCCGCGCCGACCATAGTCCGGCGCGACGATCACCTCGATAAAAAAAGTGCCCGGCGCCATGTTCGGGCGACGCGACGCCTCGTTGCAACCGACGATGATGCCATTCTCATCGCGCGCGACGTGTTGCTGGCGAATGCCCTCGCGCGGAAAGTTGCGCGCCCATTCGCGCACACGTTCGATGGTGACCGGGTCGGGCAGAATCGTGTTGACCAACTCGACATAGCGCGGCGCGTCGGTGTCGAGATCGAGCGGGTAAAGTTGAATCGGCA encodes:
- a CDS encoding FixH family protein yields the protein MNAKTVLLAVLIALVIVAAVFGVAFATMPGFSYMLLGQPASQQQYGPGYSRGMMGGGYNQPVAPNNPPAGNAPSPANTPSAPSNNAPSAASTPVAPSNSAPSRGRGMMGSGGQPAGSLVAVTSDGKTIPATTKLPENTAAQTVGKMNVAIALTPYPPVSFQTGNFDLTLTDEKGQAITDAKIRLDLTMPGMWMPPSKPNAQNLGEGKYKASATWTMRGLWRIEVIIERGSEKSSAFFDVWL
- a CDS encoding sulfite exporter TauE/SafE family protein; this translates as MAVTMLTSNLLLAFVTGLISSFGHCLGMCGGLVAIYSARQATVVTVNGERPSIVNRAGNLLPLHLGRILTYTVLGAIVGLAGSLLDQATGVVGWQGFFSIGVGIAMVVVALSLMGVLPPIEVALASLSGGASPMKRMRGLFGQRNIWATMSLGMLWGMLPCGLVFAMLVMAAGAQSAVDGALTMFVFGLGTIPTLLGFGLATDLISPKLRGRLQFFAALLILLFALQTILRGLAAANIVPSLILGPVMLW
- a CDS encoding heavy metal translocating P-type ATPase metal-binding domain-containing protein, encoding MVNCEHCGAETKHPVSKVMDGKMLHFCCGGCLQVYEFLREEGLLEQVKAEEANDKK
- a CDS encoding GNAT family N-acetyltransferase, whose protein sequence is MPIQLYPLDLDTDAPRYVELVNTILPDPVTIERVREWARNFPREGIRQQHVARDENGIIVGCNEASRRPNMAPGTFFIEVIVAPDYGRRGIGAQLYDDAIAFARAHGATRFICEVREHCPDWLRFAQTRGFQINRHIFESTLDLATFDEMRFAGVIESVQARGVRFITLADAGNTEANQRKLYELNQCNAVDIPGWEGEFPSFEDFSRYVFQASWFRAEGQILAVESDTWVGLGAVGYFEKTNSAYNMHTGVAREYRGRQIALALKLLVIRRAREWGAIYIRTNNDSQNAPILAINQRLGYKAEPGYFKCLKILEDARTNGVATLP